The genomic stretch GCTGCCTATAACGGCCTTATGAAGCAGGTACGCTCGACCCGGAAATGAACACCTACACGCCCACCTGGTTCGAGCTCTTTCTGGCGACCATCGAGCCCGCCCAGACCGAGCGGGAGGCAGACTTTCTCGCCCGGCAGCTTCCCCTCCCCGCCTTGCGCCGTGTCCTCGACCTGTGCTGCGGCACCGGGCGCCACGCGCACGCCCTCGCCCGGCGGGGCTACGAGGTGCTGGGCGTGGACCGGGACCCGGACGCGGTGGAGAAGGCCCGCGCCCAGGCTCCCGAGGTCTGCCGCTTCCTCGTGGGCGACATGCGCGACCTCTCCGAGGTGCCCGGTGATCTCGACGCCGCCCTGGTCCTGTGGCAGAGCTTCGGCTTTTTCGATGAGGCCACGAACGCCGCCGTCCTGCGCGGGCTTCACGGACGGCTGCGGCCAGGAGGGCGGCTCATCCTCGACGTGTACCACCGCGACTTCTTCGAGGCGCACCAGGGGGAGGGGCACTTCACGCGCGGCGGCCTCGCGGTGGCCGAGCACAAGCGGATGGCGGGCGGGCGGCTGCGGGTGGAACTGGATTACGGCGGTGAACAGGAGGGGGACGCGTTCGACTGGCAGCTTTACACGCCGGGGGAACTGGAGGAACTGGCCCGCTCCGTGGGACTGACCTGCCTTCTGGCCTGCACGGGGTTCGACGAGCGGCAGCCTGCCTCGGCGGCGTCCCCGCGGATGCAACTGGTGTTCGCGCGGGAAGGCTGAGTCCCCACCCCCCTCCCCAAGGTGCCGCCGGGCCGTTTCGCCTGGAGGCGCCCGCTCTATACTCGCCCGCATGACGGAACTCCAGCGCATCGTGCGGGCGCTCCAGGCGAGCGGCATGGCCGTCGAGACGGTCGAGGACGGCGCGCTTGTCCGCAACGGGGAAAGCCGGGTGGCCCTCTTTGCCGACCCCGACCACCGGGGCGGCGTGATCGTGCGGCTGCACCTCGACCTCGACCTGTACGTCGAGGAGGACTCGCTGCCCGACATCCTGATGGGCATGAACCTGATGAACCAGGGCCTCGACTACGGCTCCCTGAACCTCGACCCCGTGGACGACGAGGACGGGGAGGACGACTCACCCCTCACCTTCGCCGTGCTGGGCCGCGCCGTGCTGTGGCTGCGCGACCTCGGCCCCACCGAGCTGGAGCGGCTGCGCGAGCACCTGCGCCGCTTCGAGGCCGAGGTGACCGAGGCGGTCGAACGCACGCTGCACGGCAGCAAGGGCATGAGCGCGTAGGGGGCAGGCCGAAGGCCGGGACGCTTCTGCCTTCCGCTTTCGGCCTTCGGCCTCCAGGTGTGTTCGGGCTCCTAACGCTGGACCGCCGCCCGGCCTTACCTTCGGGGGGACTTCTCCCGTGTCGGTACCGCGTCCGGTCGTGCGTCTGCCCAGAAGGGGGCGAGCCCGAGGGTTGCCCCTCTCGACCAGGAGGACCGTATGCCCACCCGTTCCCGTCAGGTTCAGCGTCCCGGGTACGCCCACTTCACCCTGCTCAGCCGGGGCCGGGTGTACGGCACCTTCGCCGGGCTGGAGGACGTGCAGCAGTGCATGACCCGGCTGCTCGACCTGGAGCTGGGAGACCAGGCCGTGCAGATCATCATGGGCGACGAGGGCCACCGCACCCTGGACGTCGATGGGCGTGGTCTGTGGGGCCGCTTCGTGCGGCTGATGCAGGGCATCACCGACGAGCGCTCTCACATCGAGCAGTACGCCCACGCCCTGGGCCGAGGCGAGATCGTGCTCAGCGTGGACCTCTCCGGCTCCCCGAAGAGTGTGGCCGCCGTCGCCCAGGCCTTCCGCGACAGCCGCGCCCAGTTCGTGAACCATTACGGCCCCTGGGTGGTCGAGCCGCTGGGGGCGTAGGGCACACAAGAAGAAGGCAGAGGGCCCAAGTATTCCGGCCCTCTGCCTTTTCCGGCGGGATTTCAGCCCTCGGTCTTCTGCAACTCTTGCCCGCCCCGCTCCTCGATGCGCACGTAGTGCTGGTCGCTCGCGCCCGTGTACACGGCGTCGGGCCGCAGCAGGCGGTTGTCGCGCGTGTACTCGATCACGGAAGCGCACCACCCGCTGATGCGCGCCAGGGCGAAGATCGGCGTGAAGTATTCCTTGGTGATGCCGAGGTCCGAATACACCGTACCGGAGTAGAAGTCCACGTTGGGGTAGATGCCCTTGGAGCCGAGGCGGTCCACGACCGTCTTCTCGATGGTTTCGAGAATCTGGTAGTAGTGGCTCTTGCCCTCCTTGTTGGCGACGACCTCGGCGTAGTCGCGCAGCACGCGCGAGCGCGGGTCGAAGTACTTGTACACGCGGTGCCCCACGCCCATGACCTTTTCCTTGCGGTCGAGCTTGTCCGTGATGTACTCGGCGGCCTTCTCCGGCGTGCCGATCTCGTCGAGCATGTCCATCACGGCCTCGTTGGCGCCGCCGTGGAGCGGGCCTTTCATAGCACCGATAGCGCCAGTCATGCAGGAGTACATATCGCTGAGGGTGCTGGCGATGGCAATAGCCGTGAAGGTGCTCGCGTTCATGCTGTGGTCAACGTGCAAGACCAGCGCAATGTCGAAGAGGCGGGCCTGCTCGGGGCTGGGTTCCTTGCCGTTCAGCATGTACAGGAAGTTCGCGGCGTGGCTCAGGTCCATGCGGGGGTCGACCGGCTCCTTCCCCTCACGTGTGCGGGCAATCGCTGCGATCACCGTGGCGAACTGGGCGATCATCCGCACCGAGATCGCGCGGCGGGCTTCTTCCGTCGTCTCCTCGGCCTGGGGGTCGAGCAGGCCCAGGTACGAGACGGCGGTGCGCAGTGCCTGCATGGGGTGGACGCCCCGGGGCATCGCGGCGATGACCTCCAGGAGCTGCGGGGACACCGCGCGGTTGGCCTTGAGTTCGGCGTCGAAGGCCGCGAGGTCGCCCGAGGTGGGGAGCCCGCCGTCGAGCAGGGCGAGGGACAGTTCCTCGAAGGTGCTGCTCTCCGCCCACTCCTGAATCGGAATGCCCAGGTGCGTGAGGATGCCCTCCGTCCCGTTGATGAAGGTGAGTTTGCTCTCGGTGAAGAGCACGCCTTCCAGCCCCTTGGCGATGTTCGTCATGATGCGATCACCATACCACCGGGCCGCGCCGGGGCTGATCGCGGCAAACCTCACGTTCCTGGAGGGGTGACAAGGCGGGCCCGGTCCTAGAATGCCCGCGATGCCCGACGACGTGCCCGTCACCCTCGCCCTGGACACCGCCACCCCCTTCCTGACGCTGGCCGTCACCTGGCCGGGCGGCGAGCGGCGCTTTTCCGAGGAGGTGGGCCGCGCGCACGCCGAACGCCTCGCGGACGGGGCGCGCTCCCTGTTCGGGGAGGCCGGGCTCCCCTTCCGGGCGAGCCAGATCGTGATCGGCACCGGGCCGGGCTCGTACACGGGGGTGCGGGTGGGCGCGAGTTACGCGCTGGGGCTGGGGCGGGCGTGGACCGTACCCGTCCTCGGCGTCTCCACCTTAGAAGGGCTGGTGCGCGGCCCGAGCGGGGAGACGCCGGAGGGCTGGGTCGCCGTCTCCCTCGATGCCCGGCGCGGGCAGGTGTACGGGGCGGTGTACGAGGTGCGCGGCGGTGCGGTCGTCGAGGTCATCCACGCCCCGGCGAAACGGCCCCTGGAGGAATTCGGGGCGCTCGCAGCGGGGCTGTCCCACCACCGGGACACGCCGCCGGACGGGCTCGCCCTCCTGCGGGCCGGACTGGCGCACGGGCAGGCGGCGTGGTCGCTGGCGTACCTCTGAGCCAAAGGTGGGCCGGAGGTTGGAGAGCGGGGCGGGCACGCTCTACTCTGGAGGGGCAACAACAGTCCCGCTTCGCCCCGGCACATCGGGGCAGCCTGCCGGTCCCTGATGGTTGATAGATTCGGTCGTCTTCCTACCCCGGGCCCCGCCCACCCACCGGAGGTTTTCCATGCGCACCCGCCTCACCCTCACCGCCCTGCTCGCCCTCACGGGGGCCGCCAGCGCCGCGCCCACCACCCTGACCGTGTTCATGGGGAGCCAGCAGCGGCCCGAGATTTTCCAGCCCCTCTTCGACCGTTTCGAGCGGCAAAACCCCAATATCGACGTGAAGATCGAGACGGGCGGCGCGACGAGCGAGGCGCAAAACCAGTACCTCACGACCGTCCTCGCCGCGCGGGACCCCAGCCTCGACGTGTTCTTGATCGACGTGGTGCGGACCGCAACGTTCGCCGCCGCCGGGTGGGCCGAGCCGCTCGACAGCTACCTCCCGAGCAAGGACGCCTACCTGCGCGCCTTCTTGAAGGGGCCGTTGGGCGCCGCGACGGTGGGGGGCAAGCTCTACGCGATGCCCGCCTTCACGGACGCGCAGTTCCTGTACTACCGCAAGGACCTCCTCGCCAAGCACGGCGCCAAGGTGCCGCGCACCTGGGACGAACTCGCCGCGACCGCCGCGCGGATTCAGAAGGCAGAGGGCGGGAATCTCCAGGGCTTCAACTTCCAGGGGGCGCCCATCGAGGGCACAGTCTGCAACTTCTTGCAAACGCTGTGGACGGCGGGCGGCAACGTGCAGGACGTGGACAGCCCGGCGGGGCGGCAGGGCCTGGGCTTTCTGGTCAATTCCGTGAAGAACAAAATCGCCCCCGCCGCCAGCGCCGAGATGAAGACCGACGACTCGCGCCAGCAGTTCCAGGCGGGCAGCGTCCTCTTCGGGCTGAACTGGAGCTACGCCTGGGCGCACTTCCAGGGCAACAGCCCGCAGCCCACACGGGTGAAGGGCAACGTGGGGGTGGCGCCCATGCCCGCCTTCGGCAGGAACTCCACGGCGACCTGCACGGGTGGCTGGCAGTGGGCGGTCAGCGCGTACAGCCGCAACAAGCCCGCCGCCGCGAAACTCCTGCAATTTATGGCGAGCGCCGACGTGCAGCGCGAGATGGCGGTCAAGGGCGCGTACCTCCCCGTGCGCGCCAGCCTCTACAACGACCGGGCCGTCCTCGCCGCCAACCCGCACTTCAAGGACCTGTACCGCATCGTGACGGGCGCGCGGCCCCGGCCCGTCACGCCCGCCTACCCGCGCGTCTCGGAGATCATCCGCAACAACGTGTCGGCGGCGGTGGCGGGCAGCAAGACGGTGGACGCGGCCCTCCGGGACATGCAGCGCGACCTGAGCGGCGTGCTGAAGTGAGGGAAGGGAGGTCCGAGCTTGCGCACTGAGGCTGGCAACGTCCGCACGGCCCCCGCCCCCCGGGCGCGGCGCCGGCGGGGGGGAGACGGCCTGCTCGCCGCCCTGCTCCTCGCTCCCGCCGTCCTGCTGCTGTGCGGCGTGCTGCTCTTTCCCATGCTGACGACCTTCCGTGACAGCCTGTTCGTGAACAAGCTGACCGAGCCGTGGGCGGGCACGCCGTTCGTGGGACTGGCGCAGTACGCGCAGATGGTGGGGGACCCGCGTTTCCTGACCGCCCTGCGCAACACCCTCTTCTTCGGGGTGCTGACGGTGGGCGGCTCCTTCCTCGTCGGCATCCCGATGGCGCTGCTCGCGCACACGCCCAGCCGGGTGCGGGGGCTGGCAAGGGTCGCCCTGCTGCTGCCCTGGGCGATGCCGCCCGTGATCACGGGCTTGATCTTCGCGTGGCTGTTCAACGGGCAGTACGGGGTGGTCAACGACGTGCTGGTGCGGGCGGGCATCGTCGGCGAGCCGCTTCGGTGGCTCTCCACGCCGGGCCTCGCGGTCGTGGCGATGGTGGTCACGATTGTCTGGAAGACGAGTTCCTTCGTGGCACTGATCGTGCTGGGCGGCCTCCAGGGCATCCCGCGCGAGCTGACGGAGGCGGCGGACGTGGACGGGGCGACCCGGGTGCAGACCTTCTGGCGGGTCATCCTGCCGCTGCTCGCGCCGAGTCTCGCGGTGGCCTTCATCTTCCGGGCGATCAGCGCCGTGCAGGTGTTCGACATCCCGTACACGTTCATCCAGCAGGCCCCGGCGCAGGGACTTCTGGAAACGCTCGGCGTCTACATCTACCGCACGAGCATCGAGTTTCTGGACTTCGGGTACGCCGCGACCCTCAGCGTGGCGCTGTTTGCGGTGAGCCTCGCCGTCACCCTCGTCTACGTGCGCTTCGTGCGCGGCGGGGAGGGCTAGGGTGGAACAGGCGCCCCGGCTGAACCTGAGCGAGCGGGTCATCCGCGCCCTCGGCCTCGCCCTGCTCGTTTTCGGCGGCTTCTTTCCGCTGGTGTGGATGCTGCTCACGAGCCTGAAGACAGAGGGGGAACTCCAGCAGTTCCCGGTCCAGTACCTCCCCTCGCAGCCCGACGTCGCCAACTACGCGCGGGTGTTCTCCGAGCAGCCCTTCGGCACCTTTTTCATGAATTCCTTGATCGTCAGCGTGCTCAGCACCCTGCTGTGCGTGGCGGTCGCCGTACCTGCCGCCTACGCCCTCGCGCGGCTGGAGATTCGGGCACGCGGCCTCCTGCTCACCCTCGTCGTCGCCTTCTCCATGCTGCCGGTCGTCAGCCTGCTCGTGCCCCTCTTCCGGCTGATGCGGAGCGCGCAGCTTCTCAACTCTTACCCCGCCCTCATCCTCCCCTACGCGGCGCTGAGCCTGCCCGTCGCCATCCTCACGCTCGTCGCCTTTTTCAGCGCCATCCCGCGCGACCTCGAATCGGCGGCGATGGTGGACGGCTCCACCCGCGTCGGCGCGATGACCCGGATTGTGCTGCCGCTGAGCCTGCCGGGCGTGGTGACGGCGGCCCTGCTCGTCTTCGTCAACTCGTGGAACGAATTCCTGCTGGCGCTGAGCTTCAACACCAGGCTCAACATGCGGACAGTTTCGGTCGGCGTGACGCTGTACCAGGGGGAGTTCGCGTTCCCGTGGCCGCTGATCAGCGCGGCGGTCGTGATCGCGGTGGTGCCCATCGTCGTCTTGATCGCCGTGTTCCAGAAACGGTTCGTGGCGGGGTTGACGGCGGGGGGGGTGAAGGCGTGAGGGACGGGCAGAACAGCTTAAGCTTTGGCGTTTTTACCCCTCCCCCTTGAGGGGGGAGGCTGGGAGGGGGTGAGCGGGCGCGGCGTCGAGAGGCCAGTCGGAATGTCCAGGCACTTCTCTTTTCAGTTCGCTTGGAAGACAAAGGGCAAGCTGACGCTTGCCACCCCCCTCCCCGGCCCTCCCCCACAAGGAGGGAGGGAGATACAGGAGATACATCAGAATCCCTTTCCCTTCACTGAGGCTCCCATGACCCAACCTTCCCAGTCCGAATACCTCTGGTTCCTCCAGCTCTCCCGTGACGGCGAGTTTATCGGCACGCGGGAAAAGCCGCCGCGCAGGCCCACGCTGCCCTACCTCTCCAGCCTGATCACGACGGCGGGCGAGGCGGGGTTTACGGCGCTGCTGACGGCGACGAACTACCACTCCGAGCACGAGAACTACACGGCGGCGATTGCGGCCCTCGCGCGGACGGCGCAGACGGACCCGGGGCTCCTCATCGCGGTGCGGCCCGGCATGTTCCACCCGGCGATGTACGCGAAGATGCTTGCCACGGCGCAGAACCTCTTCCCCGGACGGGTGCGGGTGAACATCGTGACGGGGAGCAGCCCCGCCGAGAACGCGATGTACGGCGACTTCGAGCCGCACGCCCAGCGGTACGAGCGGACGCGCGAATTCATGTCCATCCTGCGGCAGCTCTGGACCCAGGCGCCGCCCGTGAGCCACCGCTCGGAGCTGTTCGCCTTCGAGAACGCGGTGCTCGACCCGCCGCCCGTGCAGCCTATCCCGATCTACTTCGGCGGCGCCTCGCCAGTCGCGCAGCGCATCGCCGCCGACCTCGCCGACGTGTACCTGATGTGGGGCGAGCGGGAGGACATGCTCGCCGAGCGGATGGGCCAGATGCGGGCGTTGGAGGCGGAGACGGGCCGGTCCCTGCGCTACGGCCTGCGGACCCACGTCATCGTGCGCGAGACGGAGGAGGAAGCGTGGCAGGCCGCCGAGAGGTTGATCTCACGGGTGGACCCCGAGGTACGCCGCGCCTTTGTCGAGAGCTACAAACACGTGGACGGCGTGGGCCAACTGCGCCAGATCGAGATGCTGCGCGGGCTGGAGGAGGGTAACCTCCTTGTCGAGCCGGGCCTCTGGGCGGGCGTCGGCATGGCCCGCAGCGGGGTGGGCGTGGCGTTGATCGGTAGCCCCGAGCAGGTCGCTGCCAAGATTCGGCGGTACGAGGACATGGGCTTTTCCTCCTTCATCTTCAGCGGCTACCCGCACCTGGAGGAGGCGCGGCGCTTCGGGGAACTCGTCATGCCGCTGCTCAAGGGGCAGGCGGGCGAAGGCGCGCGCGCCATTCACACGGACACGGTGGCGCCGGTCGCCTGAGTCCTCCTGTGATCCTCAGCCCTGGAGGCGGCCTCGTGGGTCTGCCTCCTCTTTCTTTCACCCCCGCGCCCGCAGCCCCACCAGCAGCCCCGCCGTGAAGGCCCCCGCGAAGGGCAGCCGCGCCGTCAGCACCCGGCCCAGCCACCCGGCGCCCGCCTCCCCTCCCTGCCGCAGCCACGGGTCGGCGAGGGCCTGCACGCGCGGCCAGTTGACGGTCACGAGGTCGAAGTGGGCCAGGAGTTGTAGAGTCAGAACGAGCAGGCCCAGCGCGACGAGGGCCACCCGCCCGAGCTTTTTCAGGGCGAGCCCGGTGGCAAATCCCAGCAGGGCACCGACGCTGAGGTCGGGAAGGAGGGGCCGCAGGGCCTCGGCGAGGGAGGCGGTGGACAGGGTGTCGGGGGGCACGGGCGGGGGGCAGCCTAGCGTCCGCCGTATGGCTGACTCCTTGCACGGAACGAGGCGGTATGGTGGGCGGGACGTGACCGAAGTGCCCGATGTCCTCACGCCCGAGCTGCTCGCCCGCCTCAGTGACGGGGAGGAGGCCGCGTGGTACGACTTCGTGAGCGCCTACGAGGGCCGGATGTACGCCTACCTCTACCGTCTGGAGGGCAATGCCGAGGACGCGCTCGACCTCACCCAGGAGGTCTTCTACCGGGCGTGGCGCAGCATCCGCACCTTCCGCGCAGGTGAGCGGGTGCTGCCGTGGCTGTACCAAGTCGCGCGCAATACCCAGATCGAGTCGCACCGCCGCAAGCAGCTCCAGCGCTTCAGCCTGGAGGAGGCGCGCGAGGACGTGGGCTTCGAGGTGACGAGTGCCGCGCGCTCCCCGGTGCAGGCCGCCGAGAGCGCCGACGCGCAGGACCGGGTGCAGCGGGCCCTGATGCGGCTGCCGGAGGAGTACCGCGAGGCCGTCGTGCTGCGCTTCGTCGAGGACCTGCCCTACGACGAGATCGCCCGGATTCAGGAGGTGGCGGTCGGCACGGCCAAAAGCCGCGTCTTCCGGGCCAAGGAGCAACTGGCGGAGCTGCTCGCGGACGTGACGGACGTGCATTGAGGGGCGGGCCGTGGTGGCTTCCCTCACGCCGGACGTGGCCCCCGGGCCGCTAGGCTGTCCGGGTGACTCGGTTGAGGATGCAAAGGGGCCTGCTGGCGCTGCTGGCGGGCGTGCCCGGGATGGCATTGATGGGGGCGTGTGCGGCGCAGCCCGTGGGGTTCCGGGTGAGCCTCTCGATGAACGAGGAGCAGCGCGCGCCGCTGAGCGTGTCGTTCACGGCGCAGGCCCCCGCCGAGTACCGGGTGGAGTGGGACTTCGGGGACGGCGGCACGGGGCAGGGACGGCGGGTGACCCACACGTACTACCGGCCCGGGACGTACACCCTGCGGGCGAGCCTGCTCGACTCGCGTGGCCGGGTCCGCTCCACGGCCACCAGCCAGGTCGAGGTCGCCAGCAGCGGGCCCGAGCGGGCCGGGCTGGTGCTGCTCTTGGGAGACGGCGAGGTGCGTCTCAGCGCGGCAGGCAGCGTGGTGTACCGGCCCGCCACGCCCAGCTTCACGCTCGACGGGCGGGCCGTGGGGGCGGGCCCCGTCCCGGTCGCGGCGGGGCCACACCGCGCCTCCGTGCGGATGACGGGGACGGGCGGGGCGCTGGAGCAGTCGCTCACCTTCCGCATGGCCCCGCTGACCCTCAGCGTGCCCTTCGAGACCGAGGTGCTGCGCCTGACCAACCAGGCCCGCGCGCGCGGCTGGAACTGCGCCACCCTCAAGGAGGGCGGCCCCGCCCTGCCCCCCCTCACCCGCGACCCGAAGCTGGAGGGGGCGGCCCTCGCGCAGTCGGCGGGCATGGCCCTGCACGGCTACTTCGACCACGAGAGCCCGGTGGACGGCAGCAGCCCGTGGCTGCGGGTGCAGGCGACCGGATTCGAGGCGCAGACGACCGCCGAGAACATCGCCGCCGGGCAGACCACGCCGCAGGAGGTCGTCGACGGGTGGCTGCGCAGCCCCGGCCACTGCCGCAACATCATGGGCGACTTCACCCGCCTCGGCGTGGCGTACGTCAACCGCCCGGACTCCGAGTACGGGCGCTACTGGACCCAGGTCTTCGCCACACCGGCACAGGGGCAGTGAGGGGCACTCCCGTCCGACTATCTCCCGCCTGCGGCTGATCCGTCGCGCTGCCTTCGTTTCCTAGAGCATTCGACGGAAGAAGTGTCACCCTGAACGAAGTGAAGGGTCTTGTCCGGCGCGTTGGAGATGCTTCGCTCGCGCTCAGCATGACAGCTTTATCGCGTCAAACGCTCTACCGGGCCTGCTCCGCCGTGTTCCCGGTCGTGCGGGCGTTGGTGAAGACGTAGCGGGGGCGTTTCGTCCAGGTCACGCGGTTGTCGTTGCCGAGGAACTGCAAGGCGCGCGCCCCCTCCAGCGTGATCACGTTGCCGCTCCCGGTGACGTTCACGAAATCGCAGACGCCTTGCAGCGAGAGCGTGTTCCCGCCGCCCGCGACGGTCACGCTGCGGCCCGCGCAGTCGAGGGTGAGGGCCCCGGCGGGCGCCTGGACCGCCCGGTTCAGGGTCTGCGGCTGCGCGAGGACGGGGGAGCCCGACAGCAGGGCCAGCGCGAGGAGGTGTCTCATAGGTCGCCCAGCGAACCGGCTCCCGTGAGGGCGACGGGCGCGGGGTTGCTCAAGGGCCGTTGCGCCGTCCTTGGCGGCAGTTTGAGGGCGGGCCAGGGAGCCGGGCCCTCAACCTCTCCCCACCCCCTCGTCCACCAGAGGGGGCTCGCCCAGGGTGACGCGGGCGAGGGTGCCGCCGCCGGGGGCGTCGTCCAGGGTCACGTCGCCGCCGTGGGCGCGGGCGTAGCGGCGCACGAGGGAGAGGCCCAGGCCCTGCCCGTCCGCGAGGCCGCGCGGTCCGCGCTCGTAGGGGAGAAAGACGCGCCCGCGCAGCTCGGGGGACAGGCCGGGGCCGTGGTCGCGCACGGTGATCTCCGGCCCCCCGGCCCTCATCCCCAGGGTGACCTCGACCGGGCCTGCAGTGTACTTCAGGGCGTTCTCGACGAGGTTCTCGACGATCTGACGCACCCGGCCCGGGTCCACGAGCCAGGACACGGGCTCCCCCGGCAGGTGAATGCTCACCCGTCCCCCTTTGAGGCGGCCCAGCAGGGGACGCAGGTCGGTGCGGACGGCGCGCAGGGTCACGTCGAGGTACAGGTCGTTCAGGCGGGTGAGGTCGGCGCGGCTGGCGAGCTGGGTCGCGCTGTCCTCGATGAGGGCGAGGAGGTGCTGGCGCTGTTCGGGCGTGTCGGCGTGCCGGAGCAGGTCGCTGGCGAGCATCAGGGCCTGGAGGGGGCGGCGCAGCTCGTGGCTGGCGAGGCTGAGGGCCTCGCGCTGGCGGGCCTCGCGGCGCGCGCGGCGGTCACGCTCGGCCCGCCACAGCAGCAGGGCCCGCCCGGTCAGGACCATGCTCAGCAGCCCGGTCACGAAGGCGGTGAAGACCAGCGCGCGGCGCATGTCCTGAAGGGCGCGCAGGTACGCCACGCCCGTCTCCCCGGCGTAGCTCCCTGCCTGCGCGTTCAGGCGGACGGCCTCGCGGGCGGCGGCGGCCACCGAGGCGGGCGTGTTCTCTCTCAGCAGGCGCTCGACCCGGGCGAGCCGGGCGTCCCCGTAGTCCTCCACCGTCGCCAGCGCCGTGAACTGGGCCGGATTCCCGGCGCTGGAGAGCGCGCGGTCGCCGATGTCCCGCCGCTCCTCGTCGCTGAGGGTGGGGTCGAGCCGCGCCACCTGATAGGCCTGCACGTCCTGCGCGAGCCCCTGGTAGGCATAGGGAGACCAGCCGTTGCCGTTGCGCAGCAGGGTGTCGTACGCGGGCTGGGTGGCGAGCATCAAGAGCGCCACGGTGAGCAGCGCGGGCAGCGCGGCGAGCAGCCCTTCGCGCACCACGACCGCCCGGGGAACGCGGTGGGCGGCGGGGGTCACGGGGCGGGCGTGATGCGCTCGGCGAACCACACCCACGCCGCCCCGTACAGCCGGGCCGGGAAGCGGGCGGGGTCGTTCGGCAACACCACGGTGAGGGGCCCCTTCTCGAGGACGGGAATGGGCCTCCCGTTCGCCGTGTGCGCGAGCATGATGGGCGCCGCCAGGTAGTCGGGCGCACGCAGGGTGGTCACGAAGCCGTTCGACGCGTAGACCCGCAGGTCCTGCCCCGCGAAGCCCCCGAGCGCGGCGAGGTTGCGCAACGGCACCCCCTCGTAGGTGAAGGTGCGCCGGAGCTGGAGATGCTCGGTCGTGTACCGCACCGTGGGCAGCGCGAGAAGCTGGGCGCGCGTGAGCCGCCAGGTGCGCGGGCCGCCCTCCAGGGTCAGCAGCACGCGCTCGCCGGGCCGGGCGGGAGGCAGAGGGCGCCCCGCCCGGACGTAGCTGAACGGGCGGAAACCGGAGTCGTCCCCGGCCTGGGGCACGCCGAGCGCCAGCCCGGAGGCGAGCGCCGCCAGCGCGAGCAGGGCGCGAAGCTGTGCGGACACGCGCCGAGTCTAGTGCGCCCGCCCCCGCCCCGTCTGCGGGTGGTCTGGGGAACGCGATGAACCCCGGGTGAGGAAGCCGGGAGGGACGGCTGAGAGCCGGGGTCAGCCCCCCGTCAAGTGGTCCCCGCACAGTCGGGGCATGAGACCCCCCTCCGCTTGGTTGATTCCCGGCCTCCTCTGCTCGCTCCTGGGCACGGCGGGCGCCGCCCCGCGGGTCAGCGCCCAGAGCATCATCGTGAACCCGGTGCCCACCTCCCTGAGCGTAAGGGTCTGGACGGACCGCACGCCGGGCGGGACCGGGACGGCGATCTACGCCCCCGGCGACCGCATCCGGCTCTTCACGAGCGTGAATCAGGACGCCTACGTGTACCTCTTCAACGTGGACCCGCGCGGGAACGTGGACCTGATCCTCCCCAACCGCTACGGGGGCGGGGGCAACTTTCTCAAGGCGAACACCACGAAGGTCTTTCCCGACGCGGGCGATCCCTTCTCCTTCGACATCGCCACGCCCTACGGCCTGAACAGGGTCCTCGCGCTGGCGAGCCGCACGCCGCTGAACCTGGGGCAGATCGCCTCGTGGGGGGCCAAGCAGAACACCTTCGCCACCGTGAACGTGCAGGGCCAGGAACGGCTCGCGCAGGCGCTGAGCATCGTCGTGACGCCGGTGGACCAGAGCGGTTGGGTGAGCGGCACGGCGTCCTA from Deinococcus planocerae encodes the following:
- a CDS encoding ABC transporter substrate-binding protein, which codes for MRTRLTLTALLALTGAASAAPTTLTVFMGSQQRPEIFQPLFDRFERQNPNIDVKIETGGATSEAQNQYLTTVLAARDPSLDVFLIDVVRTATFAAAGWAEPLDSYLPSKDAYLRAFLKGPLGAATVGGKLYAMPAFTDAQFLYYRKDLLAKHGAKVPRTWDELAATAARIQKAEGGNLQGFNFQGAPIEGTVCNFLQTLWTAGGNVQDVDSPAGRQGLGFLVNSVKNKIAPAASAEMKTDDSRQQFQAGSVLFGLNWSYAWAHFQGNSPQPTRVKGNVGVAPMPAFGRNSTATCTGGWQWAVSAYSRNKPAAAKLLQFMASADVQREMAVKGAYLPVRASLYNDRAVLAANPHFKDLYRIVTGARPRPVTPAYPRVSEIIRNNVSAAVAGSKTVDAALRDMQRDLSGVLK
- a CDS encoding citrate/2-methylcitrate synthase; protein product: MTNIAKGLEGVLFTESKLTFINGTEGILTHLGIPIQEWAESSTFEELSLALLDGGLPTSGDLAAFDAELKANRAVSPQLLEVIAAMPRGVHPMQALRTAVSYLGLLDPQAEETTEEARRAISVRMIAQFATVIAAIARTREGKEPVDPRMDLSHAANFLYMLNGKEPSPEQARLFDIALVLHVDHSMNASTFTAIAIASTLSDMYSCMTGAIGAMKGPLHGGANEAVMDMLDEIGTPEKAAEYITDKLDRKEKVMGVGHRVYKYFDPRSRVLRDYAEVVANKEGKSHYYQILETIEKTVVDRLGSKGIYPNVDFYSGTVYSDLGITKEYFTPIFALARISGWCASVIEYTRDNRLLRPDAVYTGASDQHYVRIEERGGQELQKTEG
- the tsaB gene encoding tRNA (adenosine(37)-N6)-threonylcarbamoyltransferase complex dimerization subunit type 1 TsaB yields the protein MPDDVPVTLALDTATPFLTLAVTWPGGERRFSEEVGRAHAERLADGARSLFGEAGLPFRASQIVIGTGPGSYTGVRVGASYALGLGRAWTVPVLGVSTLEGLVRGPSGETPEGWVAVSLDARRGQVYGAVYEVRGGAVVEVIHAPAKRPLEEFGALAAGLSHHRDTPPDGLALLRAGLAHGQAAWSLAYL
- a CDS encoding carbohydrate ABC transporter permease, with translation MEQAPRLNLSERVIRALGLALLVFGGFFPLVWMLLTSLKTEGELQQFPVQYLPSQPDVANYARVFSEQPFGTFFMNSLIVSVLSTLLCVAVAVPAAYALARLEIRARGLLLTLVVAFSMLPVVSLLVPLFRLMRSAQLLNSYPALILPYAALSLPVAILTLVAFFSAIPRDLESAAMVDGSTRVGAMTRIVLPLSLPGVVTAALLVFVNSWNEFLLALSFNTRLNMRTVSVGVTLYQGEFAFPWPLISAAVVIAVVPIVVLIAVFQKRFVAGLTAGGVKA
- a CDS encoding carbohydrate ABC transporter permease translates to MRTEAGNVRTAPAPRARRRRGGDGLLAALLLAPAVLLLCGVLLFPMLTTFRDSLFVNKLTEPWAGTPFVGLAQYAQMVGDPRFLTALRNTLFFGVLTVGGSFLVGIPMALLAHTPSRVRGLARVALLLPWAMPPVITGLIFAWLFNGQYGVVNDVLVRAGIVGEPLRWLSTPGLAVVAMVVTIVWKTSSFVALIVLGGLQGIPRELTEAADVDGATRVQTFWRVILPLLAPSLAVAFIFRAISAVQVFDIPYTFIQQAPAQGLLETLGVYIYRTSIEFLDFGYAATLSVALFAVSLAVTLVYVRFVRGGEG
- a CDS encoding class I SAM-dependent methyltransferase, whose product is MNTYTPTWFELFLATIEPAQTEREADFLARQLPLPALRRVLDLCCGTGRHAHALARRGYEVLGVDRDPDAVEKARAQAPEVCRFLVGDMRDLSEVPGDLDAALVLWQSFGFFDEATNAAVLRGLHGRLRPGGRLILDVYHRDFFEAHQGEGHFTRGGLAVAEHKRMAGGRLRVELDYGGEQEGDAFDWQLYTPGELEELARSVGLTCLLACTGFDERQPASAASPRMQLVFAREG